In one Modestobacter sp. L9-4 genomic region, the following are encoded:
- a CDS encoding ribonuclease D, whose product MDTTSESPADPNTPTEPESTAVPLLAPRDGLTPTIETSTALVAYADALAAGSGPVAVDAERASGYRYGQSAYLVQMRRAGAGTGLIDPVPLPDLSVVQTAIADEEWVLHAANQDLPCLAEIGLLPTRLFDTELAARLAGLPRVGLGAVVESLLGLSLQKGHSAADWSTRPLPEDWLVYAALDVEVLVELRDELARILAEQGKTEWARQEFEAILAAGPPAAKVDPWRKTSGMHGLRSRRQLGMLRSLWQARDDLARRRDIAPGRVLPDAAMVSAVQADPKTEGALLDLPVFRGRANRKLVATWFGALTRGRELEETELPLHSRPGDGPPPVNRWADRDPAAAARLKAARAGLAEVSERWAVPVENLLSPDLVRRLMWSPPRPADAATVAEVLRAGGARAWQVELTGELLTEAITAS is encoded by the coding sequence GTGGACACCACGAGCGAGAGCCCCGCAGACCCGAACACCCCCACCGAGCCGGAGTCCACCGCGGTCCCGCTGCTCGCGCCCCGGGACGGGCTGACCCCGACCATCGAGACCTCGACCGCGCTGGTCGCCTACGCCGACGCGCTGGCCGCGGGCAGCGGCCCGGTCGCCGTCGACGCCGAGCGCGCCTCCGGCTACCGCTACGGGCAGAGCGCCTACCTGGTGCAGATGCGCCGCGCCGGTGCCGGCACCGGGCTGATCGACCCGGTGCCGCTGCCGGACCTGTCGGTCGTGCAGACCGCGATCGCCGACGAGGAGTGGGTGCTGCACGCGGCCAACCAGGACCTGCCGTGCCTGGCCGAGATCGGCCTGCTCCCGACCCGGCTCTTCGACACCGAGCTCGCCGCCCGGCTGGCCGGCCTGCCCCGCGTGGGCCTGGGCGCGGTCGTCGAGTCGCTGCTGGGGCTCTCGCTGCAGAAGGGCCACTCCGCCGCCGACTGGAGCACCCGCCCGCTGCCGGAGGACTGGCTGGTCTACGCCGCCCTCGACGTCGAGGTGCTGGTCGAGCTGCGCGACGAGCTGGCCCGCATCCTCGCCGAGCAGGGCAAGACCGAGTGGGCGCGGCAGGAGTTCGAGGCGATCCTGGCCGCGGGCCCGCCGGCGGCGAAGGTCGACCCGTGGCGCAAGACCTCGGGGATGCACGGGCTGCGCAGCCGCCGTCAGCTGGGCATGCTGCGTTCACTGTGGCAGGCCCGCGACGACCTGGCCCGCCGCCGCGACATCGCCCCCGGCCGGGTGCTGCCCGATGCCGCGATGGTGTCCGCGGTGCAGGCCGACCCGAAGACCGAGGGCGCGCTGCTGGACCTGCCGGTGTTCCGCGGCCGGGCCAACCGCAAGCTGGTCGCCACCTGGTTCGGCGCGCTGACCCGCGGCCGGGAGCTGGAGGAGACCGAGCTGCCGCTGCACAGCCGCCCCGGTGACGGCCCTCCCCCGGTCAACCGCTGGGCCGACCGCGACCCGGCGGCCGCCGCCCGGCTCAAGGCCGCCCGCGCCGGGCTGGCCGAGGTCTCCGAGCGGTGGGCGGTGCCGGTGGAGAACCTGCTGTCCCCGGACCTCGTGCGCCGCCTGATGTGGAGCCCGCCGCGGCCCGCGGACGCCGCGACCGTGGCCGAGGTGCTGCGGGCCGGCGGCGCCCGGGCGTGGCAGGTCGAGCTGACCGGCGAGCTGCTCACCGAGGCGATCACCGCGAGCTGA